A region from the Neurospora crassa OR74A linkage group V, whole genome shotgun sequence genome encodes:
- the gpr-2 gene encoding G-protein coupled receptor encodes MSSTMASDDNIDWAAQSPGIHDTINMIERICSIPSVIGCVFIITTFCLSERFQKPINRLAFFATFGNLATNVATLMGRDYVSNPTGAGCQMQGFLIQMFMPADAFWVLAMAINVYLIFERQYDAQKLRAMEKWYFLGCYGLTFVVALAFCFIESPKKGKMYGNATLWCWVSPKWDIFRIATFYGPVWVSIGFTFFIYIRAGRDIYRNHKQIKKFNITSSLAGGPVEDTLVSRKVTEVYITHEIATGNAIALADLERNNGAQEHSGNSAAQRAPSNAYSVTISADNQKVPEATDGDNLARITTTTVTGGVSGSANNTRTKNKHNSAMWHYSKCSLFFFTALLVTWIPSSCNRVYSVVHHNQTVKVLEYMGAGVLPLQGFWNALIYAVTSWKACQGFFGEDVKGWFSRDTDSGDSQRREGGGHHRSSSKTINGQAASGKANPFHKMGGRTAHPCPETESTEELAACGSRRTSYGGGTDSIPSKDMK; translated from the exons atgtcGAGCACCATGGCGAGCGACGACAACATCGACTGGGCCGCACAGTCCCCTGGTATTCACGACACCATCAACATGATTGAACGTATCTGCTCGATTCCCTCTGTGATCGGCTGtgtcttcatcatcaccaccttctGCCTCTCCGAGAGGTTTCAGAAACCGATCAACCGCTTGGCCTTCTTTGCTACCTTTGGTAACCTTGCCACCAACGTTGCAACGCTGATGGGACGAGATTATGTCTCGAACCCAACAGGAGCGGGCTGTCAGATGCAGGGGTTTCTGATTCAGAT GTTCATGCCGGCGGACGCGTTCTGGGTATTGGCCATGGCCATCAACGTCTACTTGATCTTTGAGCGCCAGTACGACGCCCAGAAGCTGAGGGCAATGGAGAAGTGGTACTTCCTAGGCTGCTACGGCCTGACATTCGTCGTCGCTTTGGCGTTCTGCTTCATCGAGTCACCTAAAAAGGGCAAGATGTACGGGAATGCGACACTGTGGTGCTGGGTCAGTCCAAAGTGGGATATTTTCCGTATTGCAACCTTCTATGGACCTGTCTG GGTTTCTATTGGTTTCACGTTCTTCATCTACATCCGAGCCGGGCGAGATATCTACAGAAACCATAAACAGATCAAGAAGTTCAACATTACCAGCTCTCTTGCGGGCGGCCCTGTTGAGGATACTCTGGTCTCTCGCAAGGTTACCGAGGTCTATATTACTCACGAGATAGCCACGGGAAACGCCATCGCACTCGCGGATCTGGAAAGGAATAACGGCGCTCAAGAACACTCCGGTAACTCGGCAGCTCAAAGGGCACCTTCTAACGCCTACTCGGTTACTATTTCGGCAGATAATCAAAAGGTACCAGAGGCCACCGACGGCGACAACTTGGCACgcattaccaccaccactgtgACTGGGGGCGTGTCTGGATCAGCAAATAATACGCGAACAAAGAATAAACATAACAGCGCAATGTGGCATTATTCCAAATGTTCCCTGTTCTTCTTCACGGCATTGTTGGTCACATGGATCCCCTCGAGTTGCAATCGTGTCTACTCGGTGGTTCACCATAACCAAACAGTGAAGGTCCTGGAGTATATGGGTGCTGGTGTCTTGCCGTTGCAAGGGTTCTGGAATGCCCTTATCTATGCAGTCACTTCTTGGAAGGCATGCCAGGGATTCTTTGGCGAGGATGTGAAGGGGTGGTTCTCAAGGGACACGGATTCAGGAGACAGCCAGCGTCGggaaggtggtggtcatCATCGCAGCTCCTCGAAGACGATCAATGGGCAAGCTGCCAGTGGCAAGGCTAATCCGTTCCATAAGATGGGTGGTCGGACGGCCCACCCGTGTCCAGAGACGGAGAGCACGGAAGAGTTGGCGGCGTGTGGGAGTCGCAGGACTTCGTACGGGGGTGGGACTGACAGTATTCCTTCCAAAGACATGAAATGA